In one bacterium genomic region, the following are encoded:
- a CDS encoding DNA-3-methyladenine glycosylase: MPLGPPLRRSFYARDARDVGPALIGCRLVHRLPDGERLIVRLTEVEAYLGDGSDPASHAHPGPTPRNRTMFGPAGRLYAYRSYGIHTCVNVVCEVEGRAAAVLLRAAEPLAGLEAMRHRRGLPVEARRTQLTVGPGRLGQALGLSLADDGRSLLGGVLTLHAREEDAVSVAAGPRVGITKAPDLPYRYFEASEGTRPTRWVSAFRPGRRKPRP; this comes from the coding sequence GTGCCCCTCGGTCCGCCTCTCCGCCGCTCCTTCTACGCCCGGGACGCCCGCGACGTCGGCCCCGCGCTGATCGGCTGTCGCCTGGTCCACCGCCTCCCGGACGGTGAACGCCTGATCGTCCGACTGACCGAAGTCGAAGCCTATCTCGGCGACGGCTCCGACCCCGCCTCGCACGCGCACCCGGGACCGACCCCGCGCAACCGCACGATGTTCGGCCCGGCCGGGCGGCTGTACGCCTATCGAAGCTATGGCATCCACACCTGCGTGAACGTCGTCTGCGAGGTCGAGGGGCGGGCGGCGGCGGTCCTGCTCCGTGCGGCGGAGCCCCTCGCCGGCCTCGAGGCCATGCGGCACCGGCGCGGCCTGCCGGTGGAAGCGCGCCGAACCCAGCTCACCGTCGGTCCGGGTCGACTCGGCCAGGCGCTGGGACTCTCTCTCGCCGACGACGGTCGCTCCCTCCTCGGTGGCGTGCTGACGCTCCACGCGCGGGAGGAAGACGCGGTCTCCGTCGCCGCCGGTCCCCGGGTCGGGATCACGAAGGCCCCCGACCTGCCCTACCGGTACTTCGAGGCTTCCGAAGGCACACGGCCGACGCGATGGGTCTCGGCCTTCCGCCCGGGACGGCGCAAGCCGCGTCCGTAG
- a CDS encoding CoA transferase, with product MSTGPLAGVKVLEIQGIGPGPFCCMMLADMGADVVRIDRAGNVREMSGPSKDVLARGRRSVAVDLKSPDGIETVLKMVEQADVIVEGFRPGVMERLGLGPDVCLERNPKIVFGRMTGWGQEGPMAHAAGHDINYIALAGALEGIGRQGENPVPPLNLVGDFGGGGMLLAFGVACALAERANSGKGQVVDAAMVDGASTLMAFFSGMKAMGGWGDGGRGTNLLDTGAHFYETYETSDGKFISLGSIEPQFYAELMDKLGLADDKNVPAQMDRSGWPLLKARFETLFKTRTRDQWCELMEGTDICFAPVLSLDEAPDHPHIKARKTYVDFAGVVQPAPSPRFSRTEATLERVPPHPGDQTDEVLGDFGFSNEDIAKLRDAKAIA from the coding sequence ATGTCCACTGGCCCCCTCGCTGGCGTGAAAGTCCTCGAAATCCAGGGCATCGGCCCCGGCCCCTTCTGCTGCATGATGCTCGCCGACATGGGGGCGGACGTCGTGCGAATCGATCGCGCCGGCAACGTTCGCGAGATGAGCGGGCCGTCGAAGGACGTGCTCGCCCGAGGACGTCGGAGCGTCGCGGTCGATCTCAAGTCGCCCGACGGAATCGAGACCGTGCTCAAGATGGTCGAGCAGGCGGACGTGATCGTCGAAGGCTTCCGGCCGGGCGTGATGGAACGCCTCGGACTCGGGCCGGACGTCTGCCTCGAGCGCAACCCGAAGATCGTCTTCGGTCGCATGACGGGCTGGGGGCAGGAAGGTCCGATGGCCCACGCTGCCGGCCACGACATCAACTACATCGCCCTCGCCGGGGCCCTCGAGGGAATCGGCCGCCAGGGCGAGAACCCGGTGCCGCCCCTCAACCTGGTCGGCGACTTCGGCGGTGGCGGCATGCTCCTCGCGTTCGGCGTGGCCTGCGCGTTGGCGGAGCGGGCGAACTCGGGGAAGGGGCAGGTCGTCGACGCGGCGATGGTCGACGGCGCATCGACGCTGATGGCCTTCTTCTCGGGGATGAAGGCCATGGGCGGTTGGGGCGACGGCGGTCGCGGGACCAACCTCCTGGATACCGGCGCCCACTTCTACGAGACCTACGAGACGAGCGACGGGAAATTCATCTCCCTCGGTTCGATCGAACCCCAGTTCTACGCGGAGCTGATGGACAAGCTCGGCCTCGCCGACGACAAGAACGTGCCCGCCCAGATGGACCGGTCCGGCTGGCCGCTCCTCAAGGCCCGCTTCGAGACGCTCTTCAAGACGCGGACCCGGGATCAGTGGTGTGAGCTGATGGAGGGGACCGACATCTGCTTCGCCCCCGTCCTCTCGTTGGACGAGGCGCCGGACCATCCGCACATCAAGGCGCGCAAGACCTACGTGGATTTCGCCGGCGTGGTCCAGCCCGCGCCGTCGCCGCGCTTCAGCCGCACCGAGGCGACCCTCGAGCGTGTGCCGCCCCACCCGGGCGATCAGACCGACGAGGTCCTCGGCGACTTCGGCTTCTCGAACGAAGACATCGCGAAGCTGAGAGACGCCAAGGCCATCGCCTGA
- a CDS encoding cupin domain-containing protein, producing the protein MPDLPEHPDTLRPESFAVFKDEKMGKSTLFESDRILVGLNCFEPGQEHALHAHEGMDKVYQVLEGRGTFLLEDRELPMEPGVMLIAPSGVPHGIRNDGGARLVVSAILAPGPGKK; encoded by the coding sequence ATGCCCGACCTGCCCGAACATCCGGATACCCTGCGCCCCGAATCCTTCGCCGTCTTCAAGGACGAGAAGATGGGCAAGTCGACGTTGTTCGAGTCCGACCGGATCCTGGTCGGACTGAACTGCTTCGAGCCCGGGCAGGAGCACGCGCTGCACGCGCACGAGGGCATGGACAAGGTCTATCAGGTGCTCGAGGGAAGGGGCACGTTCCTGCTCGAGGATCGTGAGCTGCCGATGGAGCCCGGCGTCATGCTGATCGCGCCCTCCGGCGTCCCGCACGGGATCCGCAACGACGGGGGCGCGCGGCTCGTCGTCTCCGCGATCCTGGCGCCGGGACCGGGCAAGAAGTAG
- a CDS encoding acyl-CoA dehydrogenase family protein, translating to MPLDSVPRSGQHIVEAVRALHEPIRAAADEIEKLGRMTEGVVDALRDAGVFGMAMPQAMGGPEADPITQFEVSETLSRADASVGWIVTIASDTGFYAARLPQATAEEMFEDRETITASVLVPKGIARPVDGGYRVSGHWGFGSSSLHAAWFGGSCLIVDPDGKPAEGAPPNIRTFFFPARDVTVHDNWHTTGLTGSCSNDWSVDDVFVPADRTLSIFEPARIDRPLYAFPWLLISNTPGVALGLARASIDALVELAHEKTTMGGGRLEDDLHVQTRVGRAEAELAAARAYIYDATATMWGRLCEGREPSMEERAHFRVAGVHAFKTGQRIVADMYQSGGGSALYRKSPLDRYFRDSATISQHAFANENAFGEVGRAFMGLDPKSALL from the coding sequence ATGCCCCTCGACTCCGTTCCGCGAAGCGGCCAGCACATCGTCGAAGCCGTCCGTGCCCTCCACGAACCGATTCGAGCCGCCGCCGACGAGATCGAGAAGCTCGGCCGGATGACCGAAGGCGTCGTGGACGCGCTCCGCGACGCGGGCGTCTTCGGCATGGCGATGCCCCAGGCAATGGGCGGCCCCGAGGCGGATCCGATCACGCAGTTCGAGGTCTCGGAGACCCTGTCGAGAGCGGACGCCTCGGTCGGCTGGATCGTCACGATCGCCTCGGATACCGGCTTCTACGCCGCGCGCCTTCCCCAGGCGACGGCGGAAGAGATGTTCGAGGACCGCGAGACGATCACGGCGAGCGTCCTCGTTCCCAAGGGCATCGCCCGCCCGGTCGACGGCGGCTACCGCGTCTCCGGCCACTGGGGCTTCGGCAGCAGCAGCCTCCACGCCGCCTGGTTCGGCGGCAGCTGCCTGATCGTCGACCCGGACGGGAAGCCCGCCGAGGGGGCCCCGCCGAACATCCGGACATTCTTCTTCCCCGCCCGCGACGTCACCGTCCACGACAACTGGCACACGACGGGCCTGACCGGAAGCTGCAGCAACGACTGGAGCGTCGACGACGTCTTCGTGCCCGCGGATCGGACGCTCTCCATCTTCGAGCCCGCGCGAATCGATCGCCCGCTCTACGCGTTCCCGTGGCTCCTCATCTCGAACACCCCGGGCGTGGCCCTCGGGCTCGCGCGCGCCTCGATCGACGCGCTCGTCGAGCTCGCCCACGAGAAGACCACCATGGGCGGCGGCCGCCTCGAAGACGACCTCCACGTCCAGACCCGCGTCGGCCGCGCCGAGGCCGAGCTCGCTGCGGCTCGTGCCTACATCTACGACGCGACGGCCACGATGTGGGGCCGACTCTGCGAGGGCCGCGAGCCTTCGATGGAGGAGCGCGCCCACTTCCGCGTGGCCGGTGTCCACGCCTTCAAGACCGGCCAGCGGATCGTCGCCGACATGTACCAGTCGGGGGGCGGATCCGCGCTCTACCGGAAGAGCCCCCTCGATCGCTACTTCCGCGACTCCGCCACCATCTCCCAGCACGCCTTCGCCAACGAGAATGCCTTCGGCGAAGTCGGCCGCGCCTTCATGGGCCTCGACCCGAAATCGGCGCTCCTCTGA
- a CDS encoding acyl--CoA ligase → MSELNYDEAVARITGPGSPFELALEDVRGVRMPVFKNRPRNLREVLVNSLEHGDADLAIWDTGERWTFASHERMVASVAAALAEKHGIGQGSRVAILAANCPEWILTAWGTLVLGGTVVAMNGWWQGDEIEYGVELGEPDVLFVDRGRLKRFEGKDFGVPTVLFEDAFDAYVNHDQGAPLPDTPIDEDDCAALMFTSGTTGRPKGAMISHRNFIAFLQINFCNGAVKFMMNPPGPEAQNLPPLVGIASNPLFHVSGFQSGALMGPAAGMKSVWTTGRFDEEKIFRLTEEEGVTRWGGITTQLWRLLEHPSFDPKRFAHVRSVGGGGSAFSPDLQRTIREKLPNAAKDFNVGYGLTECGGLCSMALGPMLAEHPDTAGRTLPGNDVAIFDDEGKRLPDGVDGNICVRGPNVMLGYWRNEAATKETFFDDGWLRTGDIGQMRDGLLFLASRKRDMIIRGGENIYPLEIENRIDDHPAVEEVAVVGVEHRTLGQEVKAIVRLRAGQTLDEQTLKDFVAETLAYYKVPTYVEFTDEPLPRNATGKVLKAVLTGEAENTFEE, encoded by the coding sequence ATGTCCGAGCTGAACTACGACGAAGCGGTCGCGCGCATCACCGGTCCCGGGAGCCCCTTCGAGCTCGCTCTCGAGGACGTGCGCGGGGTCCGAATGCCCGTGTTCAAGAACCGACCGCGGAACCTGCGCGAAGTACTCGTGAATTCGCTCGAGCACGGAGACGCCGATCTCGCGATCTGGGACACCGGCGAGCGCTGGACCTTCGCGTCGCACGAGCGCATGGTCGCTTCGGTCGCCGCCGCGCTCGCAGAGAAGCACGGGATCGGACAAGGCAGCCGCGTCGCGATCCTCGCCGCGAACTGCCCCGAGTGGATCCTGACCGCCTGGGGGACGCTCGTGCTCGGCGGCACGGTCGTCGCGATGAACGGGTGGTGGCAGGGTGACGAGATCGAGTACGGCGTCGAGCTCGGTGAGCCCGACGTCCTCTTCGTGGACCGGGGTCGCCTGAAGCGGTTCGAGGGCAAGGACTTCGGGGTTCCGACCGTCCTCTTCGAAGACGCGTTCGACGCGTACGTGAACCACGACCAGGGGGCGCCGCTTCCGGACACGCCGATCGACGAAGACGACTGCGCGGCGCTCATGTTCACGAGCGGGACGACGGGACGGCCGAAGGGGGCGATGATCTCCCACCGCAACTTCATCGCCTTCCTGCAGATCAACTTCTGCAATGGTGCGGTCAAGTTCATGATGAACCCGCCGGGACCGGAGGCGCAGAACCTTCCGCCGCTGGTCGGGATCGCCTCGAATCCGCTCTTCCACGTGTCGGGGTTCCAGAGCGGTGCGCTCATGGGGCCGGCCGCCGGAATGAAGTCCGTGTGGACGACCGGGCGATTCGACGAGGAGAAGATCTTCCGTCTGACGGAGGAAGAGGGCGTGACGCGTTGGGGCGGGATCACGACCCAGCTCTGGCGGCTGCTCGAGCATCCTTCCTTCGACCCGAAGCGATTCGCGCACGTGCGATCGGTCGGCGGCGGCGGCTCCGCGTTCTCCCCCGACCTCCAGCGCACGATCCGGGAGAAGCTCCCGAACGCCGCGAAGGACTTCAACGTCGGGTACGGCCTGACCGAGTGCGGCGGGCTGTGCTCGATGGCGCTCGGCCCGATGCTCGCGGAGCATCCGGATACGGCCGGCCGGACCCTGCCGGGCAACGACGTGGCGATCTTCGACGACGAGGGCAAGCGCCTGCCGGACGGGGTCGACGGCAATATCTGCGTTCGCGGCCCGAACGTGATGCTCGGCTATTGGCGAAACGAAGCGGCGACGAAGGAGACCTTCTTCGACGACGGCTGGCTGCGCACCGGGGACATCGGACAGATGCGCGACGGTCTGCTCTTCCTGGCCTCGCGTAAGCGCGACATGATCATCCGCGGCGGGGAGAACATCTATCCGCTCGAGATCGAGAACCGGATCGACGACCACCCCGCCGTCGAGGAGGTCGCGGTCGTCGGCGTCGAGCACCGCACGCTCGGCCAGGAGGTGAAGGCGATCGTCCGCCTGCGAGCCGGGCAGACCCTCGACGAGCAGACGCTCAAGGACTTCGTCGCCGAGACCCTCGCCTACTACAAGGTCCCGACCTACGTGGAGTTCACCGACGAGCCGCTCCCGCGCAACGCGACGGGGAAGGTCCTGAAGGCGGTGCTCACGGGCGAGGCGGAGAACACCTTCGAGGAGTAG
- a CDS encoding AMP-binding protein, whose amino-acid sequence MHTFADPLRHALRTHAERTATVCRNERHTYAEFVGRCRRLGGVLDELGIGRGDRVAIWADNSRQYVEVYAAVPAHGRVVVPLNTRHAEPELVYALNDAGAKVLLTDREPGKLADCVDRVIRIPDEWESLLAAADQADFATDVVEDDLAGLFYTGGTTGASKGVMLSHRNLLANTWHWLNAIPQRASDSMLVMAPLFHAAGSNGVMGSIWTGGKQVLLPAFAPDAALDLIEQEACTGTIGVPTMLGAMVEAQKARPRRLDSMRWIAHGGSPIASPLLKRVHEAIPSAELVEIYGATELSPLATVFRGEQDLFDDDRIRSCGPAAVGVAIEILAEDGSPLQAGAVGEVVVRGPNVMQGYWNKPEQTAEALRDGAYWTGDLGYMDEGGYVFLVDRSKDMIVSGGENVYSTEVEEVLYRHPDVLEAAVFGVPDEKWGEAVYAAVHLRPGTGGVTPEDLVEFCRASLGGYKVPKGIDLHDDVLPKSGPGKFLKRNLRAPYWEGRDRAVN is encoded by the coding sequence GTGCACACGTTCGCCGACCCGCTTCGACACGCGCTGCGAACCCATGCCGAGCGGACCGCAACGGTCTGCAGAAACGAGCGCCACACGTACGCCGAGTTCGTGGGGCGGTGTCGTCGGCTCGGTGGCGTCCTCGACGAGCTCGGGATCGGTCGCGGCGACCGTGTCGCGATCTGGGCGGACAACAGCCGTCAGTACGTCGAGGTCTACGCCGCCGTTCCCGCCCACGGGCGCGTGGTGGTTCCGCTCAACACGCGACACGCCGAGCCGGAGCTCGTCTACGCCTTGAACGACGCGGGCGCGAAGGTCCTGCTCACGGATCGCGAGCCGGGCAAGCTGGCCGATTGCGTCGACCGCGTGATCCGGATTCCCGACGAGTGGGAGTCGCTGTTGGCCGCTGCGGATCAAGCCGACTTCGCCACGGACGTCGTGGAGGACGACCTCGCGGGCCTCTTCTATACGGGCGGGACGACCGGGGCGTCGAAGGGCGTGATGCTCAGCCACCGCAACCTGCTCGCGAATACCTGGCACTGGTTGAACGCGATTCCGCAGCGGGCGAGCGATTCGATGCTCGTGATGGCGCCCCTCTTCCATGCGGCCGGGTCGAACGGCGTGATGGGGAGCATCTGGACCGGGGGGAAGCAGGTGCTGCTTCCCGCGTTCGCCCCCGACGCGGCCCTCGACCTGATCGAGCAGGAGGCCTGCACCGGCACGATCGGGGTGCCGACGATGCTGGGCGCGATGGTCGAAGCGCAGAAGGCGCGACCTCGACGTTTGGACTCGATGCGATGGATCGCCCACGGCGGCTCGCCGATCGCGAGTCCCCTCCTGAAACGCGTCCACGAGGCGATTCCTTCGGCCGAGCTGGTGGAGATCTACGGCGCGACGGAGCTGTCGCCCCTCGCGACCGTGTTTCGTGGGGAGCAGGATCTCTTCGACGACGACCGCATCCGATCCTGTGGGCCAGCGGCGGTCGGCGTCGCGATCGAGATCCTCGCGGAAGATGGGTCGCCGCTGCAGGCGGGCGCGGTCGGCGAGGTCGTCGTACGCGGGCCGAACGTGATGCAGGGCTATTGGAACAAGCCCGAGCAGACGGCGGAGGCCTTGCGCGACGGCGCCTACTGGACCGGCGATCTCGGCTACATGGACGAGGGCGGCTACGTCTTCCTGGTCGACCGTTCGAAGGACATGATCGTGTCCGGCGGAGAGAACGTCTATTCGACCGAGGTCGAAGAGGTGCTCTACAGACATCCCGACGTGCTCGAGGCCGCCGTCTTCGGCGTGCCGGACGAGAAGTGGGGCGAGGCGGTCTACGCCGCGGTCCATCTCCGACCGGGCACCGGGGGCGTGACGCCCGAGGATCTCGTCGAGTTCTGCCGGGCTTCTCTCGGCGGCTACAAGGTTCCGAAGGGCATCGATCTGCACGACGACGTGCTGCCGAAGTCGGGCCCCGGAAAATTCCTCAAGCGGAACCTCCGCGCGCCGTACTGGGAAGGCCGCGACCGCGCGGTGAACTGA
- a CDS encoding SPFH domain-containing protein yields MNPKFAIILLAALLVLMFGQRFLHAVPAGHVGVAILFGEVHDESYPEGLHFVNPLLSWKDLDARQDTYQLSKMEVPTRDQLLSTVDLSIQWRLDATRAAEIIRDTGDKERLKDVHLKPTVRSLVRELGTTVERAEDLFKDEVRVALAAEIQKQLSEYVASKGILVEEVLLRNINLPLVLAEAIGRKKEREQEVERQRAELERVKLEQEQQVAQSVASRRAAEEDAKRLRILADAKAYEIATINKAASGNPAYIQLQSLEALKKMAEDPAAKLYFMDSNSPSPLPLLNLGGAGK; encoded by the coding sequence GTGAATCCGAAGTTCGCCATCATTCTTCTCGCCGCGCTGCTCGTGCTCATGTTCGGCCAGCGTTTCCTGCACGCCGTGCCCGCTGGCCACGTCGGTGTCGCGATCCTCTTCGGTGAGGTCCACGACGAGTCCTATCCCGAAGGTCTCCACTTCGTGAACCCGCTCCTCTCGTGGAAGGACCTCGACGCTCGCCAGGACACGTACCAGCTGTCGAAGATGGAGGTCCCGACTCGCGATCAGCTCCTCTCGACGGTCGACCTCTCGATCCAGTGGCGCCTCGACGCGACCCGCGCCGCCGAGATCATCCGTGATACCGGCGACAAGGAGCGCCTGAAGGACGTCCATCTCAAGCCGACCGTCCGGTCGCTGGTGCGCGAGCTCGGCACGACCGTCGAACGCGCAGAGGACCTCTTCAAGGACGAGGTCCGCGTCGCCCTCGCGGCAGAGATCCAGAAGCAGCTCTCCGAGTACGTCGCGTCGAAGGGCATCCTCGTCGAAGAGGTCCTGCTCCGGAACATCAACTTGCCGCTCGTGCTCGCCGAGGCGATCGGCCGGAAGAAGGAGCGCGAGCAGGAGGTCGAGCGCCAGCGTGCCGAGCTCGAACGCGTGAAGCTCGAGCAGGAGCAGCAGGTGGCCCAGTCCGTCGCGTCGCGTCGCGCCGCGGAAGAAGACGCCAAGCGACTCCGGATCCTCGCCGACGCGAAGGCCTACGAGATCGCGACGATCAACAAGGCGGCGTCCGGGAACCCGGCCTACATCCAGCTCCAGAGCCTCGAGGCCCTCAAGAAGATGGCCGAGGACCCGGCGGCGAAGCTCTACTTCATGGACTCGAACTCACCGTCGCCGCTTCCGCTTCTGAACCTGGGCGGCGCCGGCAAGTAG
- a CDS encoding alpha/beta hydrolase, with protein MATVQETDWGEAWASARKTLSGITRTRVPGASDDVEIALIDWGGEGPLAFFHHANGFCAETLAPIAHALRDRFRVVAMDCRGHGNSTPVVPERDAYHWDVLARDVERAVAAAREQTGQDRVALALGHSFGGALLLRAASLGRTPIDRLLLCDPVLRPKPVEGGTHARRGSGLAEATRKRRDRFPSFAAAYDHCRTRGLFADFTPEALALYVGEGMVETDDGDEIRLKCDREIEAAIFDGDSSSVCAEDVEDVRARTLFVHAQRGNFALATYEAIAARMPDAWVESRDLGHLFPLEAPQAALDCVAALLRDDRSGRAIP; from the coding sequence GTGGCGACGGTGCAGGAGACCGACTGGGGCGAGGCCTGGGCGAGCGCCCGGAAGACGCTCTCGGGGATCACGCGGACGCGGGTGCCCGGGGCGAGCGACGACGTCGAGATCGCGCTGATCGACTGGGGCGGCGAGGGGCCGCTGGCCTTCTTCCATCACGCCAATGGCTTCTGCGCCGAGACGCTGGCGCCGATCGCGCATGCGCTCCGGGACCGCTTCCGGGTGGTCGCGATGGACTGTCGGGGACACGGCAACTCGACCCCCGTCGTGCCGGAGCGCGACGCGTACCACTGGGATGTCCTCGCGCGCGACGTCGAACGGGCAGTCGCAGCCGCGCGCGAGCAGACCGGTCAGGACCGGGTCGCGCTGGCCCTGGGCCACTCCTTCGGCGGCGCGTTGCTCCTGCGGGCCGCGAGCCTGGGGCGGACCCCGATCGACCGGCTCCTGCTCTGCGATCCCGTCCTCCGTCCGAAGCCCGTCGAGGGAGGCACGCACGCTCGCCGTGGGTCCGGTCTCGCCGAGGCGACGCGCAAGCGCCGGGACCGCTTCCCGTCCTTCGCCGCGGCCTACGACCACTGTCGCACCCGCGGACTCTTCGCCGACTTCACGCCCGAAGCGCTCGCGCTCTACGTCGGCGAGGGGATGGTCGAGACCGACGACGGGGACGAGATCAGGCTCAAGTGCGATCGCGAGATCGAGGCGGCGATCTTCGACGGCGACAGCTCGAGCGTCTGTGCCGAGGACGTCGAGGACGTGCGCGCCCGCACTTTGTTCGTCCACGCCCAGCGCGGTAATTTCGCGCTCGCGACCTACGAGGCGATCGCGGCGCGGATGCCGGACGCGTGGGTGGAGAGCCGGGACCTCGGCCATCTCTTCCCGCTCGAAGCACCGCAGGCGGCGCTCGACTGCGTGGCCGCGCTCCTACGAGACGATCGATCGGGTCGCGCTATTCCCTGA
- a CDS encoding CoA pyrophosphatase, with protein MPNPLHAFDSSLRTRVGTHLDGFESRCLADARPDLRPAAVALVITADAEGRACFLITRRPGNLRRHAGQWALPGGRLDEGETAVQAALRETHEEIGLTLSEENVLGRLDDFPTRSGFRMTPIVCWCEPGQTLRPNPEEVERLHVVPLDELEKPEVPVLREIPESDRPVLSIPMLGTLIHSPTAAVLYQMREVVLNGRDTRVAHYEQPLFAWK; from the coding sequence GTGCCGAACCCCCTGCATGCCTTCGATTCTTCGCTCCGAACCCGCGTGGGTACGCACCTCGACGGATTCGAATCCCGCTGCCTCGCCGACGCGCGTCCGGACCTCCGCCCCGCCGCCGTCGCCCTCGTCATCACCGCCGACGCCGAGGGCCGCGCCTGCTTCCTGATCACCCGTCGGCCGGGCAACCTCCGTCGCCACGCGGGACAGTGGGCGCTGCCGGGCGGTCGCCTCGATGAAGGCGAGACCGCGGTCCAGGCAGCGCTCCGCGAGACCCACGAGGAGATCGGATTGACGCTCTCCGAGGAGAACGTGCTCGGCCGGCTCGACGATTTCCCGACGCGCTCCGGATTCCGGATGACGCCGATCGTCTGCTGGTGCGAGCCGGGGCAGACCCTACGCCCGAATCCCGAGGAGGTCGAGCGACTCCACGTCGTGCCCCTCGACGAGCTCGAGAAGCCCGAGGTGCCGGTCCTGCGAGAGATCCCGGAGAGCGATCGGCCCGTCCTGTCGATCCCGATGCTCGGGACGCTGATCCATAGCCCGACCGCCGCCGTCCTCTACCAGATGCGCGAAGTCGTCCTGAACGGGCGCGACACGCGCGTCGCCCACTACGAACAACCCCTCTTCGCCTGGAAATAG